Proteins encoded together in one Camelina sativa cultivar DH55 chromosome 9, Cs, whole genome shotgun sequence window:
- the LOC104713251 gene encoding GDSL esterase/lipase EXL1-like — MERPRSVHHHIIPYFCLASSSMLFWRTFFLVLLFTTTTHALVKLPENTTVPAVIVFGDSIVDAGNNDDMITEARCDYAPYGIDFDGGVATGRFSNGKVPGDILAEELGIKPNIPAYRDPNLKPEDLLTGVTFASGGAGYVPLTTKLAGGISLPQQLKYFEEYIARLKAMVGEERTQFIIKNSLFVVVCGSNDIANDFFALPPVQLHYTVDSFTALMADNARSFAQTLYGYGARRILVFGAPPIGCVPSQRTVAGGPTRDCVAKFNDASKLFNSKLSANIDALSTTLQDPTIIYIDIYSPLLDLILSPQQYGFKVGDKGCCGTGLIEVTALCNNYTAAVCPIRSDYVFWDSFHPTEKAYRIIVAKLFDKYFDRFF; from the exons ATGGAACGACCGCGTTCAgttcatcatcacatcattccTTATTTTTGTCTCGCTTCTTCGTCGATGCTATTTTGGCGTACTTTCTTTCTCGTGCTTTTATTTACGACAACTACACATGCTTTAGTGAAACTCCCGGAAAACACGACCGTTCCAGCGGTAATAGTGTTTGGAGATTCAATTGTTGATGCTGGAAATAACGACGACATGATAACAGAAGCTAGATGCGATTATGCTCCCTACGGCATTGATTTTGATGGTGGAGTTGCTACGGGAAGATTCTCCAATGGCAAAGTCCCTGGTGATATTCTTG CGGAAGAGTTAGGGATCAAACCCAATATACCGGCATATCGAGATCCGAATTTGAAACCAGAAGATCTTTTGACCGGTGTAACATTTGCTTCTGGTGGTGCTGGTTACGTTCCTTTGACAACCAAATTAGCG gGGGGTATATCGTTACCGCaacaattgaaatattttgaagaatATATAGCGAGACTGAAGGCAATGGTTGGAGAAGAGAGGACACAGTTCATAATTAAGAATAGCTTGTTCGTTGTTGTATGTGGCAGTAACGACATCGCCAACGACTTCTTTGCTCTCCCTCCGGTTCAGCTCCACTACACCGTCGATTCTTTCACCGCTCTTATGGCCGACAACGCTCGCTCGTTTGCTCAG ACACTCTATGGATATGGAGCTAGAAGAATACTTGTATTTGGTGCACCACCAATAGGATGTGTTCCTTCGCAGAGAACCGTAGCAGGAGGACCTACAAGAGATTGTGTTGCAAAGTTTAATGATGCATCAAAACTTTTCAACTCTAAGCTCTCAGCAAATATTGATGCCTTGTCAACAACTCTACAAGACCCAACAATAATCTATATTGACATCTATAGTCCACTTCTTGATCTCATTTTAAGCCCTCAACAATATG GATTTAAGGTGGGCGATAAAGGATGTTGCGGAACCGGCCTAATAGAAGTTACTGCGCTATGCAACAACTACACAGCTGCTGTGTGTCCCATAAGATCTGATTATGTGTTTTGGGACAGTTTTCATCCCACTGAAAAAGCTTATAGAATTATAGTTGCAAaactttttgataaatatttcgACAGATTCTTCTAA